AGTTACACGTCTTtttgtctatttttaaatacaatatattacaGTGAAACacacaattataatttattgttattaattattatgtctaatattttttataatcttacgcattattattttattattaatattaatattattattataattattatcaattattttaattgtaattataatttctattatGCTGTACCTCAAGTATTACAGGAGTCAGCAAAGTCGTGTAATGGGAGACtaattataacattttatttttaacttgacCCTTAATCGCTGGACCTTACAATTTTTCATTcctttcaattaattttaaattaatgatttactaatttttcagtgGCTGTGCAACAGTAACTGTGGTGGTAATAAATAGTTAacataaagataaatattatgcTACTGCGGCAGTGTGCATTATGGacttaacatatttttttttattttaaattatcaatcaatttaaaaattaaaccatcattaattatcaattatttcatttttactctcatctccatttgtttttaaaatcttgTCCACTTTTTTGTAATGCAGGAGAATcgttagttaaaaatttgtatcttaTAGATtttggtattttatttattacttttaataataattatcattattgttatttattatttaattagttaattatatataaattatacaaattattaaatcggtaaaaaaattataaattaattttattgttaacaatcttttaatttatttaatatttcatcttaattttattattttatattattttaataacttttcattatatttagatttaaaaagtcattaattaaactaaaccgctgataattaatataaataaatatgttttttgttgaaataaaaaactttttattttttagtcaagttaacttattaaaaaaaaaattgattacttttaaatttattagataaattgaaaaaaggtatatatttatatatgaactAACGAACCTcctcaaaaaaatgtatacgccctacaataatttaattatacttatacgcattttatgaattaatcaattatttagttgatttaaaatttaaaattttttttccacgcTGCCGACAGGATTATACGTCTAATTAGTGACAGTTCAACAAACAGCATTTgcacatttaataaaaattataagttattcaaatagtatattattacaaggtttcatatttttatctattggATTTTCCattaactttatatttactttttattaattaataacgttttttttccaataataataataataattattattattattaaaaatcatcatttatttGCTTTTCATCTCTATCaatgtataatatttatatatttatataatatgagtattttttaatatgttgaattttttttttaattttttaatttttttttctttgatataCTTAACTACGGCTCACAACTAATTATCAATGGAGATAGATCATTAAAACATTCAAAACATAGTTTGGAAGTGGAGTacatacaaataaaaactatctaaaaaaaataataacatagaACATGAGTACAAAAACCGCTTCACatgatttattaactaattttaataaagactCGTAGttgaaaacgtttttttttctttttttcttgacttattgtgattattattattattaaaatttttaatttattttattttccatttttctttttaaatatcactTACGCGAATACCTTGGCAAGTGCATCAGCTCCGGCGCTCGCGATGAACGGTAACGATGGATGAAACGCAACATCTAGAATACTTTCGTCGAATTTTTTACGATGTGCTGTTATTTCTTGTACGCAAGTCTTGTTATCAATATTCCATAATCGTATACTGCAATCATGAccttaaaagaaaattttttaaatattcagtcccgagaaattgattttatctttaaattgggtcagtaatttatattttaaaatttaattcaatgaaagttcatttaaaattaatttttaaaatgtcaatCAAGTAAATGGAATTAGAGTCAGTTTAATAAATCAGTGGTtacttgaatataaaaaataaaaagtatgaatACTTACTGCCAGATAGTAAATAAAGTCCATGGGGATCCACAGCGAGACTAGTGACGGCGTCCAAATGGGCGACCATAGCGTGTGCAAGTGAAGCAGTACGATGATCATAAAATCTAATGTGTCTGTCTTCATGAGCAGCAACAATTAACGATTGGAGTGGATGTGCGACAACACGATTAATGCCTCTAGTACCATTGCCCTCAAGTCGTGACACGACAGCGCCTGTTTCAGCGTCAAATATCAGACAAGCAGCTTCATAAGCTACGACTATTTTATGTGATTCGTCTCGAACAAAATCAACAGATGTTGGAATGCCATCtacacataaataattaattaattaattaattgactgataaacaaaagtaataaatcaaacaattaataataccTTGTTCAGAAGTGTATGTATTAAGCAGAGGTACTTTGCTCTGTGGATTCCAAAGCTTGACAGTACCATCAGCACTTACTGACAGCAGCTGTGACCGGGGATGAAACATACTCAGTCCCCAAACAGCGTCAGTGTGCCCAGTTAACGTTTGACTAAGAACTCCCGGTTCATATGAATCATAGGGATCGATATTTCCCGAGGGTACTGACCAACAGTGTATCATACTGTCCAATCCACCGCTGTAACAGCGATTACCGGTGTTGCACATCGCCAAACACAGAACTGGTCCAGTGTGTGATCTAAATGTGTAAAGTGGCTCGACATCAAGAGACGCGGACTTTTTAGCTGGAactgttttttgtaaattccaGAGTTTGAGAGTGTGGTCATCACTTGCTGTTATCAGCACTGGATCTGTTGGGTGGAAGACGAGTGATCTTACGCAATCAAAGTGAGAACGTAAAATGTTCTTCGCGTTCCatgtttttctaaatatttctCTTGGTGGTGCTGACAtctgtaaattaatttgttagtCAACTTTacaattgattaattagtcAAGTAATTACGTACATTGTATGATATCTCAGCGTCATTATTAACAGTCAATTGGGCTAAATCACCAAGCCTTTCAATTGCTGAAAGACGCTCCTCTCGCTCTGTTGACGGagctagaaaataaatttatattttaacaattaattaatatttgattaataaataaatatatataccaacCAATATAATCAGgatgaaattttatagctGATTTCGAGGCCAACTGATCTTCTGTTTCAGTAAGAAGATTAAGTTCATTGAATACTTCTTCAGCTTCGACATCGACATCCTCAACGAGCATTATCGTTTCCTTATTCTGCTTCTGCTTCTTAACATCCTGATCATACAACTCATCTTCATTCTCGACGTCTTCTTCCTCCATATCGATATCAGTGTGAGcgagaaattcaaaattagcCATCACAGATGCTTCTGTGTCGAATATTATTGCTTCCGTGAGTGATGATGGCTGttgctaaaataattattatgcataataattaattattattattaatcattaatttataaaataaaataaaataaaaaattaaaaaagcacAGTACGGGCTACGCTTAAATAATCGCATGTGCATCGTGATTTTGTTTATATCAAGTGTCAGGTGATCTACgttctttttttaatctaatgcgtatactgattttttttttaatttttaaataattacagacattttaaaattcccgcGGTCGTCATACTATACCTACTTCCTCACAAATGTGTAACTATGTAAGATGTAgaagatatttattaaataaaaatactgtgacgtaggaattttataaaataaaaaaaaaattaaattaaataattaattaataaaaactatataaataaataaataaaaaaattttctagttcTGTTATTTACCTCTACCTTTTTAGCTGGGGTATTGCGTTTGTAGTTAGTCCGCACACGTTTTGTTGCCGTTTCATTAATACCATTTATAGCCGGTGTATGAATCTCTTCGGTATcagcattattatttaaaccgAGTAATGAACGTACTCGGTTTGATCTTACATCAATAATTGTGTCAGTATATCCGATTTCTTGTAAATATCTAcattattaaaagtatattattttatttaacttattaattaattttattaaacactACTgagaacaaataattatattttatatttttaaataattttaattaataaagaagtcaattattttgaataaattatttataaataaatatgacttattaaattaaagagtCTTTACTTctaatacttatttaaaaagacttagactattaaaaaaaaaaatacatttcaaatcaaataaaaaaatataagataaaagCTTTTAAGGTTTCctgtaaaaagtaaataaatgaaagtatTTATCCTAAGcgcttattattataagtaatattattatgattaattgtTTAGTGTTAGATATAGTTTTAGttaagattaattattatcttacTCTCGTAATAACTGACGTCCTTGTCGCCATGATATATTACTGACGGATGAAAAGATTGCCTCGTCATCAGCACCACCACCTTCAGATCCATCACCTGTAGTACTCTCTTCGTAAAGAGGTGGCTTTCCATCCCCCTCGATTCCGATATCCGTTCCATATTTCAATACATGATATTTTGCccttagtaataataaatataattaaaataataatataatactgTACAACTCAATGATACTTAACACAACAGATATCccacacttttttttcttttcataatcaagttatttatcattaaaaaaattattttaaaaaatgcgcgagtttttaaatcaatttttttatttagaaacaaaaattgttgGATGTctggcaaatttttttaatcaactgaaagttttattttaaacgtcaataattttttaattcccactacttccaataattttttttctgtttaattatttaaaatactcattaataataattataattaacaaaaaatgattaccTTTCTTGTTTGAGAGCATACTCAAGCATTTTTATCCTTCTGaccaaatcattttttaaattctcttgaGCTTTTCTCTCTCCTTGTAAAAAAGCTATTCTAGcctacaattaaataaataaaaataagtaaaaaaaaaaatacatatatcatTTCAGAGAACTCAAAACTTTGATAAATcatatctttataatttatgatactgaaaatagcagacatttaaaatttttgaagttaaaaaattactcatttcAAAATACGcgcaaaaaaatgtttaaacttaatataaattaaaaaaaaaattatatcagtcttttattaaaataattaacgattGCCTGCTAATTACAGTATCATTAATTATCTAGAATTACTAGGAATACATCTCGAAGatcttatcaatttaaaaataatatatattttattatttccactgtcatttatatgtaattacaaTAACATAAACTCTGGAATAAATAAGCGTAGATATAAACGTATTTAATTGGATTTAATATGAAACTTCACACtccatcattatcattaaacttaaatataatttatttaacataaattaaatcagcAATTACATACTTTTACTCCATTTTCCAtgcaataaatttcagtagaaattttttatatttattttctagttcaaatatatttgaattattaataaatatgagtatgaatatagcagacaccagacaaatttaaaattatcaatgaataataattatagaaaatgcacttcttaatttcaaaatttttcaaatttaattttattaattatttactctatttattaataattttaaatatgtctGTCTGCTACGTTCactgtcattaataaatagaacaTATATCTACtattttataacataaaactctagataaaataaataataataacttgtaATTAATATGTCAGATGACAAttaaagaatattaaaaattaaaaaaattttaaagtagtttaaaaaaaatgtatagttaacaattaatcaatttaaaagtGTGTTAATGAgaagtaatataaaataaattttgaattacttGAAATTCAGCTCTGTCTAATTCCCACTGGGATCTGTCAAGCTCAAAACGAGCCCACTCGTGCTGTATGAAGTGTAAAATTCCAGGCATTGAGTATTGTGGTCGTTGATCtttattattaccattacCACTAGGATTATcactattttgatgtttgtCATTAGATGCTGATACATTAACACCAGCTGACGACAATGGTCCATTATGATTTTGTGAAGTTGAACTGGAGTTATCCTCCATTATGGGACCGCAACACTGGCTGGGCACCTTCATTTCATGACACGGCGGCCATTACAGCAACTGTGCCTTTTTACCCTCACTAACAGACGACACCAACAAACACCATCACACTAACTCTCAGTGTGTTGTGGATGTAAGAGCGAGATACAAATACCACTTCACTTTTTATCTCACTCcctcttcttcttctacttCGTCTTCTTCTTTTCCTTTTTCTCCTCTATCACTTTTCTCGCTCTTTCTTACTCCCCAACTCTGTATCAAGATATTTAAAGATGCTTCAAAGGTTTATTATGTCCACAGGAAACAACACTCTCTCTTTCCTTAAaaacattcaaataaatataaaactcaatccatttaaatttaaaataaataaaccaattaataaatagtatatttatatcaatacaaGTCCAAGCTTTTTGagactcatatattttttactcactTAAAGCCCGATAAATTCAATCTCCAATCCTCAATCGCGAATCGCGAATTACGAATATTAACACCGGGTTCTCAGGATTTACtttcatattataaaaatatactacaATAAATATCACCCGTGATTGGACGTTTAATTAATCGCCGACCAATCGCGTCCTGACATTTCAACCCAATgtagttttttgtaaatcatttttaagtttcgtttaattacacaaattaacaagcaaatatttaaaattactcattactcatacacatatatacatatgtattcatattcataaatttaattacaaagatACTaagtattcaaattaatatccAAGTCTCTATTTagtgaaatttgaattttcccgcCAGTTGAAGTTGAGCAAAAACGGCGCTGAAATTGAAAATCGATATGAGCGTATCGATAGCTGCGTAAATACTGACGCGCATCTGCGACCATTTTGTACCATCGACATTTTCATTCGTGTGTTCATGTTCATGGTGAGGCAacaaacatttataattttaaaaaggatAATACAGCATCgtttttactattaaatagacgattatttaatttatagtatGCACgtgtgaataaatttaaataataattaataaacatcgTCATTTatagagtattttttttggtgagtttattattttttaagggaAATccaatatagtaatttttcattgctatattatatatattatatctatatctacatCTTTCTTGTTCGATAACACCtacattatatacatatatattatctacTCAGAGATATGCGTTGATATTATTTCTGATAATGGCAAACTACTCATGATATTTGAATACAgtcgataataaataattatttcattaataaaatcatctttcatatatatatatatatacattttttttttttaattagttttttatttttcaatttttttttctaacctACATTTTAAATGGCGactaaaatatatgagtaaaattttttttatctattttcattgtcctaatttattataaatatatatgtatatgtatgtatatatttataataaataaatgtgtgtatgtgtgtgtgaaaAAAGGGAGGggatgtaattaattttaaaaattggtgtttaaataaaaaaaaaaaaaaaaaaaaaaaaacaaattgaatGCGTAATTAAATTGAACGAGAAGTTCATCAGAAAAAATCAAGCAGccgaaaaaaaacaaaatgatctGTGTTGCAGGATAATTAAGATGCTCGTGGATGTGTATTAGGTGATAACTGATAAGATGATTGAATCTAAAGCTGATCGAGTCAACGAATATTCATCAGTGATATAAccaagattttaatttaatcaaccaacgtaaatatataaaccgataaagttttttttccgtaacatctgatttttaaaaaaataaaccctgcgaaaataattataagacgGTATATTTTAAACTACACGCCGTTAACAAGAGTCCAGATATTTTCTCTCAAGTTCCTGTTAAGGTAATTCGATTCAAactaatgtaataaaaaaaatacaactttTCATTTTAAGTTAGTTTTATTGGAAAGATATTTTacacttttcttttttacttttttttctttaactaaATGCTGCCTTTTGTTTTTCTCTTGTTTAACatcacatttatttaaaactgcaGTTTGAGgtttttctcttattttttttatttttaaatatatcagaGGTAAgtagtaagaaaaaaaaactgattgaagtactccaataatttttaaat
This genomic window from Microplitis demolitor isolate Queensland-Clemson2020A chromosome 6, iyMicDemo2.1a, whole genome shotgun sequence contains:
- the LOC103575746 gene encoding striatin isoform X2 encodes the protein MKVPSQCCGPIMEDNSSSTSQNHNGPLSSAGVNVSASNDKHQNSDNPSGNGNNKDQRPQYSMPGILHFIQHEWARFELDRSQWELDRAEFQARIAFLQGERKAQENLKNDLVRRIKMLEYALKQERAKYHVLKYGTDIGIEGDGKPPLYEESTTGDGSEGGGADDEAIFSSVSNISWRQGRQLLREYLQEIGYTDTIIDVRSNRVRSLLGLNNNADTEEIHTPAINGINETATKRVRTNYKRNTPAKKQQPSSLTEAIIFDTEASVMANFEFLAHTDIDMEEEDVENEDELYDQDVKKQKQNKETIMLVEDVDVEAEEVFNELNLLTETEDQLASKSAIKFHPDYIAPSTEREERLSAIERLGDLAQLTVNNDAEISYNMSAPPREIFRKTWNAKNILRSHFDCVRSLVFHPTDPVLITASDDHTLKLWNLQKTVPAKKSASLDVEPLYTFRSHTGPVLCLAMCNTGNRCYSGGLDSMIHCWSVPSGNIDPYDSYEPGVLSQTLTGHTDAVWGLSMFHPRSQLLSVSADGTVKLWNPQSKVPLLNTYTSEQDGIPTSVDFVRDESHKIVVAYEAACLIFDAETGAVVSRLEGNGTRGINRVVAHPLQSLIVAAHEDRHIRFYDHRTASLAHAMVAHLDAVTSLAVDPHGLYLLSGSHDCSIRLWNIDNKTCVQEITAHRKKFDESILDVAFHPSLPFIASAGADALAKVFA
- the LOC103575746 gene encoding striatin-3 isoform X1, giving the protein MKVPSQCCGPIMEDNSSSTSQNHNGPLSSAGVNVSASNDKHQNSDNPSGNGNNKDQRPQYSMPGILHFIQHEWARFELDRSQWELDRAEFQARIAFLQGERKAQENLKNDLVRRIKMLEYALKQERAKYHVLKYGTDIGIEGDGKPPLYEESTTGDGSEGGGADDEAIFSSVSNISWRQGRQLLREYLQEIGYTDTIIDVRSNRVRSLLGLNNNADTEEIHTPAINGINETATKRVRTNYKRNTPAKKVEQQPSSLTEAIIFDTEASVMANFEFLAHTDIDMEEEDVENEDELYDQDVKKQKQNKETIMLVEDVDVEAEEVFNELNLLTETEDQLASKSAIKFHPDYIAPSTEREERLSAIERLGDLAQLTVNNDAEISYNMSAPPREIFRKTWNAKNILRSHFDCVRSLVFHPTDPVLITASDDHTLKLWNLQKTVPAKKSASLDVEPLYTFRSHTGPVLCLAMCNTGNRCYSGGLDSMIHCWSVPSGNIDPYDSYEPGVLSQTLTGHTDAVWGLSMFHPRSQLLSVSADGTVKLWNPQSKVPLLNTYTSEQDGIPTSVDFVRDESHKIVVAYEAACLIFDAETGAVVSRLEGNGTRGINRVVAHPLQSLIVAAHEDRHIRFYDHRTASLAHAMVAHLDAVTSLAVDPHGLYLLSGSHDCSIRLWNIDNKTCVQEITAHRKKFDESILDVAFHPSLPFIASAGADALAKVFA